Proteins from a genomic interval of Chitinophagales bacterium:
- the rplX gene encoding 50S ribosomal protein L24, translating to MANKKRFKPKYRIKKGDTVVVITGEDKGTEGRVLEIDTEKGKALVEGVNIITRHTKPNNQYPEGGLIEKEAPIQISNIMLVDPKTGNSTRVGRRIEDGKIVRYAKKSGEVIN from the coding sequence ATGGCTAATAAAAAACGTTTTAAACCTAAGTATCGAATTAAAAAAGGAGATACTGTAGTGGTCATAACTGGAGAAGATAAAGGTACTGAAGGGCGTGTTTTAGAAATAGATACGGAAAAAGGCAAAGCTCTTGTAGAAGGTGTAAATATTATTACAAGACACACAAAACCTAACAATCAATATCCAGAAGGAGGGCTTATTGAAAAAGAAGCTCCTATCCAAATATCTAACATTATGTTAGTTGATCCGAAAACAGGCAATTCTACACGAGTTGGTCGTCGGATAGAAGATGGAAAAATAGTTCGTTACGCTAAAAAATCAGGGGAGGTAATAAACTAA
- the rplE gene encoding 50S ribosomal protein L5, producing MQTKYKDEVAPKLKEQFKYKSSMQVPRLLKICLNQGVGSAAADKKVVDTAVKEMTLISGQQAVVTRAKKSISNFKLREEMPIGVRVTLRGERMWEFLDRLLSVTLPRVRDFRGVNDKSFDGRGNYTLGVTEQIIFPEIDLDKVSRMNGMDITFVTSANTDKEAYVLLTEFGMPFKNQVKIEQ from the coding sequence ATGCAAACAAAGTACAAAGATGAGGTTGCACCTAAATTGAAAGAACAATTTAAGTATAAGTCATCTATGCAAGTACCTCGATTACTTAAAATATGTTTGAATCAAGGTGTTGGTTCAGCAGCGGCAGATAAAAAAGTAGTTGATACAGCAGTGAAAGAAATGACATTAATTTCAGGTCAGCAAGCAGTTGTTACTAGGGCTAAAAAATCAATTTCAAATTTTAAGCTGCGTGAAGAAATGCCTATTGGTGTGAGAGTTACATTACGCGGAGAAAGAATGTGGGAATTTTTAGATAGATTACTGTCCGTAACTTTGCCACGTGTACGTGACTTTAGGGGAGTAAATGATAAAAGTTTCGATGGAAGAGGTAACTATACGTTGGGAGTAACTGAGCAGATTATTTTTCCTGAAATTGATTTGGATAAAGTATCACGTATGAATGGAATGGATATTACTTTTGTGACCTCTGCCAATACAGATAAAGAAGCTTATGTTTTACTTACTGAATTTGGGATGCCTTTCAAAAACCAAGTAAAAATCGAACAATAA
- the rpsN gene encoding 30S ribosomal protein S14, producing the protein MSKKSIVARQVKREKLVTKYAEKRAKLKAEGNYEELDKLPKNASPVRLRNRCKLTGRPRAYIRLFGVSRLKFRELASNGKIPGVTKASW; encoded by the coding sequence ATGTCTAAGAAATCAATTGTTGCTCGCCAAGTAAAGAGAGAAAAGTTAGTAACTAAGTATGCTGAAAAAAGAGCAAAATTAAAAGCAGAAGGGAACTACGAAGAATTGGATAAATTACCTAAAAATGCTTCTCCTGTCAGATTACGAAATAGATGTAAATTAACAGGAAGACCTAGAGCCTATATAAGACTTTTTGGTGTTTCAAGGTTGAAATTCCGAGAATTAGCATCTAATGGTAAAATCCCAGGTGTCACAAAAGCAAGTTGGTAA
- the rpsH gene encoding 30S ribosomal protein S8, which translates to MSAVTDTIGDYLTRIRNAMMARHRVVEIPASNLKKGITEILYNQGYIFRYKFESTTNGQGIIKIALKYDPVSKEPAIRKLVRYSKPGLRKYVGAADLPRVKNGLGIAVISTSKGLLTDKEARSQNIGGEILCLVY; encoded by the coding sequence ATGTCAGCAGTTACTGATACAATTGGAGATTACTTGACGCGAATTAGAAATGCTATGATGGCGCGTCATCGAGTGGTAGAAATACCTGCTTCTAATTTGAAGAAAGGAATTACTGAAATTCTTTACAACCAAGGGTATATTTTTAGATATAAATTCGAAAGTACAACCAATGGTCAGGGAATTATTAAGATAGCTCTAAAATACGATCCTGTATCGAAAGAACCTGCTATTCGTAAACTGGTAAGGTATAGTAAACCAGGGTTGCGGAAATATGTAGGCGCTGCTGATTTGCCAAGAGTAAAAAATGGACTAGGCATTGCAGTTATTTCTACCTCTAAAGGTTTGTTAACAGATAAGGAGGCTCGTAGTCAGAATATAGGAGGAGAAATTCTTTGTTTAGTTTACTAA
- the rplF gene encoding 50S ribosomal protein L6 — MSRIGKLPITLPTGVQIIVDNDTNLVTVKGPKGELVQKLDKDLEVISEDGNIHVKRPTDQKRHKALHGLYRSLINNMVIGVSEGYKKQLELVGVGYRASNRGQLLELAVGFSHPIYFFVPFEVKVETETVKGKNPVITLESIDKQLLGQICAKIRAFRKPEPYKGKGIRFVGEEIRRKAGKAAGK; from the coding sequence ATGTCTCGAATAGGAAAATTACCCATAACGTTACCAACGGGGGTTCAAATTATAGTTGATAATGATACTAACTTAGTGACAGTAAAAGGTCCAAAAGGTGAGTTAGTTCAAAAGTTAGATAAAGATTTAGAAGTAATATCAGAAGATGGTAATATTCATGTAAAGCGACCTACAGATCAAAAGCGACATAAAGCTTTGCACGGTCTTTACAGATCTTTAATCAATAATATGGTAATTGGTGTTTCAGAAGGGTATAAAAAGCAATTGGAACTAGTAGGAGTTGGTTATCGAGCTTCGAACCGTGGACAACTACTGGAATTGGCAGTTGGTTTTTCTCACCCTATTTATTTTTTCGTTCCATTTGAGGTTAAAGTGGAAACAGAAACTGTGAAAGGTAAAAACCCTGTTATTACCCTTGAAAGTATTGATAAACAATTATTAGGACAAATTTGTGCGAAAATACGAGCCTTTAGAAAACCAGAACCTTATAAAGGAAAAGGTATAAGGTTTGTAGGAGAAGAAATTAGAAGAAAAGCTGGTAAAGCAGCTGGTAAATAG
- the rplR gene encoding 50S ribosomal protein L18: MAFNKAARRQRIRYKIRKKISGTKERPRLAIFRSNKYIYAQLIDDNSGHTLVSASSKEFSESTGKVDDSKGVGKLIAERASALGVDTIVFDRSGYLYHGRVKSLAEGAREAGLNF; the protein is encoded by the coding sequence ATGGCATTTAATAAAGCAGCAAGAAGGCAAAGAATTAGGTATAAGATTAGGAAAAAAATATCAGGAACTAAAGAACGTCCTAGATTGGCAATTTTTAGAAGCAATAAATATATCTATGCTCAATTAATAGATGATAACAGTGGTCATACTTTAGTGTCCGCATCTTCTAAGGAGTTTTCAGAATCAACAGGCAAAGTAGATGATTCTAAAGGTGTAGGTAAACTTATTGCCGAAAGAGCTTCAGCTTTAGGAGTTGATACAATTGTGTTTGATAGAAGTGGATACTTATATCATGGTAGAGTGAAATCTTTAGCCGAAGGCGCTAGAGAAGCAGGTCTTAATTTTTAA
- the rpsE gene encoding 30S ribosomal protein S5 yields the protein MSKINFKQITASNIELSHKVVAINRVAKVTKGGRTFSFSVIVVVGDGDGIVGHGLGKAREVAASIDKGRDDANKNLIRVPIHKGTIPHEEKGKYGAAKVVIRPAAKGTGVIAGGAMRAVLESAGIKDVIAKSIGSSNPHNVVKATIDALSKLRGPMEIAKQRGITLDKVFNG from the coding sequence ATGTCAAAGATAAATTTTAAGCAAATCACAGCTTCAAATATTGAGTTAAGTCACAAAGTAGTTGCAATTAATAGAGTAGCAAAAGTAACTAAAGGTGGTCGTACTTTTAGTTTCTCAGTTATAGTTGTGGTTGGAGATGGCGATGGAATTGTGGGACATGGTTTAGGGAAAGCTCGGGAGGTTGCTGCTTCAATTGATAAGGGACGTGATGATGCAAATAAAAACTTAATCAGAGTACCAATTCATAAAGGAACAATACCACATGAAGAGAAAGGCAAGTATGGAGCCGCAAAAGTGGTTATTAGACCGGCAGCTAAAGGAACAGGAGTAATTGCAGGTGGTGCTATGCGTGCTGTTTTAGAAAGTGCTGGGATAAAAGATGTTATTGCAAAATCAATTGGATCTTCTAATCCTCATAATGTAGTAAAAGCAACAATAGATGCACTTTCTAAGTTGAGAGGTCCCATGGAAATTGCTAAACAAAGAGGAATTACTCTTGATAAGGTTTTTAATGGATAG
- the rpmD gene encoding 50S ribosomal protein L30: MAKVKVTQVRSVIRCPQKQKATMIALGLRRMHRTAEHEATPQIVGMIEKVKHLVKVEYQ; this comes from the coding sequence ATGGCTAAAGTTAAAGTAACACAGGTGCGAAGTGTAATACGTTGTCCTCAAAAGCAAAAAGCAACTATGATTGCATTGGGATTACGTAGAATGCATAGAACAGCAGAACATGAGGCAACACCTCAGATAGTGGGGATGATTGAAAAAGTAAAGCATTTGGTAAAAGTAGAATATCAATAA
- the rplO gene encoding 50S ribosomal protein L15, translating to MSNLSNLKPAKGAIHKQKRIARGQGSGHGGTATKGHKGQQSRSGYSRKKHHEGGQTPLQMRIPKRGFNNRNKITFKPLNLSDLEYIATKHDIAIIDFDVLRKLGMVKKTEKVKVLGNGDVSKALEVNLHAFSESAKSSIEASGGSVSII from the coding sequence ATGAGCAATTTAAGCAACTTAAAACCTGCAAAAGGTGCTATTCATAAGCAGAAAAGAATAGCAAGAGGACAAGGTTCTGGTCATGGAGGCACCGCAACTAAAGGACATAAAGGGCAGCAATCAAGATCAGGATATTCTAGGAAAAAACACCATGAAGGTGGCCAAACACCACTTCAGATGCGTATTCCTAAGAGAGGATTTAATAATAGAAATAAAATAACATTCAAACCTCTCAATTTATCAGATTTAGAGTATATTGCTACTAAACATGATATTGCCATTATTGATTTCGATGTTCTACGAAAATTAGGAATGGTAAAGAAAACAGAGAAAGTAAAGGTTCTAGGAAACGGAGATGTTAGCAAAGCATTGGAAGTCAATTTACATGCCTTTAGTGAATCTGCCAAATCTTCTATTGAAGCGAGTGGTGGATCTGTTTCAATCATCTAA
- the secY gene encoding preprotein translocase subunit SecY: protein MNKLIDTIKNIYKIEELRNKILFTLGLILVYRIGSFIVLPGVDVGALDELASQGSRGGLIALLNMFVGGSFTRASIFALGIMPYISASIAIQLLTLAVPYFQKMQKEGESGRSKITRITRYLTVIVTAVQAVGYVTFLYSIAGQDAIVIPRTLFIVSTMFCLTAGTVFCMWLGEKITDKGIGNGISLLIMVGIIARLPFGLAAELQSKLASSTGGGLVFFVVEMAFWIAIIMATILLVQGTRRIPVQYARRIVGNKQYGGARQYIPLRVNAAGVMPIIFAQALMFIPSFAAQFFPDSGLMQSIQQGTFYLSFSYNFFFFLMVVLFTYFYTALIINPTQMADDMKRNGGYIPGVKPGKKTAEFIDNVMSRITLPGAMFLGLVAIMPAFANMAGINSQFADFYGGTSLLILVAVMLDTLQQIESHLLMRHYDGLMKGNARMRSRQAVGASV from the coding sequence ATGAACAAGCTGATTGATACTATAAAAAATATTTACAAAATAGAAGAACTTAGAAATAAGATTCTTTTCACTTTAGGTCTTATCTTAGTCTATAGAATAGGTTCTTTTATAGTGTTACCTGGTGTAGATGTAGGAGCTTTGGATGAATTAGCCAGCCAAGGATCTAGGGGGGGACTAATTGCATTGTTAAATATGTTTGTTGGGGGTTCTTTTACTAGAGCATCCATCTTTGCATTGGGTATCATGCCCTATATCTCCGCCTCTATTGCAATACAACTACTCACATTAGCAGTACCCTATTTCCAAAAAATGCAAAAAGAGGGAGAGTCTGGAAGAAGTAAAATAACTAGAATTACTAGGTATTTAACAGTAATTGTCACTGCTGTACAAGCGGTAGGGTATGTGACTTTTCTTTATTCTATTGCAGGGCAAGATGCTATTGTTATTCCAAGAACTTTATTTATCGTATCTACGATGTTTTGTCTGACCGCAGGAACTGTGTTTTGTATGTGGTTAGGAGAAAAAATTACAGACAAAGGAATAGGAAACGGGATTTCTTTGCTTATTATGGTTGGAATTATTGCAAGGCTGCCTTTTGGACTTGCGGCAGAATTGCAGTCAAAATTAGCCTCAAGTACTGGCGGTGGATTGGTATTTTTTGTAGTAGAAATGGCATTCTGGATTGCTATCATAATGGCAACTATACTGTTGGTTCAGGGTACTCGTAGAATTCCTGTTCAGTATGCAAGAAGAATTGTGGGGAATAAACAATATGGTGGTGCACGTCAATATATTCCATTAAGGGTGAATGCTGCTGGAGTTATGCCCATTATTTTTGCACAGGCACTAATGTTTATCCCTTCTTTTGCAGCACAGTTTTTTCCTGATTCAGGATTAATGCAAAGTATTCAACAAGGTACTTTTTACCTTTCATTTTCATACAACTTCTTTTTCTTCCTAATGGTAGTGTTATTTACGTACTTTTATACAGCGCTAATTATTAATCCTACTCAGATGGCGGATGATATGAAGAGAAATGGGGGGTATATTCCGGGAGTAAAACCAGGTAAAAAAACAGCCGAGTTTATTGATAATGTAATGTCTCGCATTACTCTTCCTGGAGCTATGTTTTTAGGTTTGGTTGCTATTATGCCTGCATTTGCAAATATGGCAGGTATAAATAGTCAGTTTGCTGATTTTTATGGAGGGACATCATTATTGATTTTAGTAGCAGTAATGTTAGATACCTTGCAACAAATTGAAAGCCATTTATTAATGCGACACTATGATGGGTTAATGAAAGGAAATGCTCGTATGAGAAGCCGTCAGGCAGTAGGAGCAAGTGTATAA
- the map gene encoding type I methionyl aminopeptidase, producing MRKKSKKIFYKTKEEIELIRYSCLLVGKTHATVAEFIRPGMQTIKLDEIAETFIRDQGAVPGFKGYNDFPFTLCISVNEEVVHGMPGNYELKEGDIVSIDCGVIANSYYGDSAYTYCVGEVDIKVKNLLEVTKKSLYKGIEQAITGKRVGDISFAIQQYTERNFGYGVVRELVGHGVGRELHEAPEVPNFGKRGRGPKLLDGLVIAIEPMINMGKKDVIRSADGWTISTADGKPSAHFEHTIAVSKNKADILSTFDYIEAAIKNNIELSEIA from the coding sequence TTGCGAAAAAAATCAAAAAAGATATTCTATAAAACAAAAGAAGAAATAGAATTAATCCGATATAGTTGCTTATTAGTGGGTAAGACACATGCAACTGTGGCAGAATTTATTAGGCCAGGTATGCAAACTATCAAGTTAGATGAAATAGCAGAAACTTTTATTAGAGATCAAGGAGCAGTTCCCGGATTCAAAGGATATAATGATTTTCCATTTACATTATGTATTTCTGTAAACGAGGAAGTTGTTCATGGAATGCCAGGTAACTATGAGTTAAAAGAAGGAGATATTGTTTCGATTGATTGCGGAGTGATTGCAAATAGTTATTATGGTGATTCCGCATATACTTATTGTGTAGGTGAGGTTGATATAAAAGTTAAGAATTTATTAGAAGTCACTAAAAAATCGCTTTATAAAGGTATAGAGCAGGCTATAACAGGTAAGAGGGTTGGAGATATTAGTTTTGCTATTCAACAATATACGGAAAGAAACTTCGGTTATGGTGTTGTTAGAGAATTAGTGGGGCATGGTGTTGGCAGAGAATTACATGAAGCACCAGAAGTTCCCAATTTTGGAAAAAGAGGGCGAGGTCCCAAATTGTTAGATGGACTTGTTATTGCTATTGAGCCTATGATAAATATGGGCAAAAAAGATGTAATTCGAAGTGCTGATGGGTGGACGATATCTACAGCTGATGGAAAACCTTCAGCTCACTTCGAACATACAATAGCTGTTAGTAAAAACAAAGCTGATATTCTTTCTACTTTCGACTATATTGAGGCAGCCATTAAAAATAATATAGAATTAAGTGAGATTGCTTAG
- the infA gene encoding translation initiation factor IF-1 — translation MAKQELIKQDGTVTEALSNAMFRVQLENGHIVVATISGKMRMNYIRILPGDKVALEMSPYDLNRGRIIYRYK, via the coding sequence ATGGCAAAGCAAGAACTCATTAAACAAGATGGTACAGTCACAGAAGCATTATCTAATGCAATGTTCAGGGTACAATTAGAAAATGGACATATTGTAGTGGCTACTATATCAGGTAAGATGAGAATGAATTACATCCGCATATTGCCAGGAGATAAAGTTGCTTTAGAAATGTCACCTTATGATTTGAATAGAGGAAGGATAATATACAGATATAAATAA